Genomic window (Chloroflexaceae bacterium):
GCGCGACCTGCGCGCGCGCTACAAGGGCAGCGCCCTCGGCTATCTCTGGACGCAACTGGCGCCGCTGGGAATGATGCTGGTGTATGTGCTGGTCTTCAGCCTGCTGCTGCCGGGCAGCATCGCCATGTTTCCGATCTTCCTCATCGTTGCTCTGCTGCCGTGGAACTTCACCGCCGAGGCGGTGACGGCCGGCGCCCGCAGCGTGATTGATAACGCCGCCCTGATCAAGAAGGTCTACTTTCCCCGCGAGGTGCTGCCTCTGACGGCGGTCTTTTCGAGCATGGTCAACTATCTGCTCTCCCTGCCGATGATGCTGCTGCTGATGATCGTGGTGCAACTCCTGACCATCGGCCGGCTCAACTTCGCCTGGACCTTCGCCTACCTGCCGGTGCTGCTCATCATCCAGGTGATCATGCTCTCCGGCATGGCCCTCTTCCTGGGCGCCGTGGCGGTCTTCTTTCGCGACGTGGTGCATCTGGTGGGCATTCTGGTAAGCATCTGGTTCTTTCTGACGCCCGTGATCTACCCGCTGGGCGTCTTCGGCGACGGCCTGGCCGCTCGCCTGGTGCGCTGGCTGAACCCCATGGCTTCGCTGATCGAGTTCTACCGCGAAATCCTCTACGGCAACCCGGTTCCCACAGGCCAGATCCCCACGCCGGGCCTGCCGGCCCTCGATAGCGTACTGCGCGTGAGCATCACCGCGGGCCTGTTCCTGGTGATCGGCATGTGGGTCTTCCAGCGCGCTGCGCGCAACTTCGGAGAGGCGCTGTGAGTCCGGTGATCGAGTTCGAGCAGGTGAGCAAGTACTTCGTTCGCCACCGGATTGAGCGCCGGACGGTGCAGGAGTGGGCCATCGGGCTGTTTCAGCGGCGCCCGCCGGGCGCCGATGCCTTCTGGGCGTTGCGCGATGTCAGCTTCTGTGTCGAGCAGGGGCAGAGTTTCGGCCTGATAGGTCACAACGGCGCCGGCAAGAGCACGGCCCTGAAGCTGATCATGCGCATTCTCGAGCCGAACAGCGGCGCAGTGCGCACGCGGGGTCGCATTGCCGCGCTGCTCGAACTGGGGAGCGGCTTCCACCCGGAGTTGACCGGCCTGGAAAACGTGTTCCTCTACGGTTCGCTGATGGGCCTGAGCCGGCGCGAGATGGAACGCCGGCTGCCAGAGATTGTCGCGTTTGCCGACATCGGCGATTTTCTCGAGACTCCGATCAAGCACTACTCGTCGGGGATGTACACGCGCCTGGCCTTCTCCGTAGCCACCGCGGTTGACCCCGATGTGCTGATCACCGATGAGGTGCTGGCAGTGGGCGATGAGGCCTTTCAGCGCAAGTGCCTGGAGCGCATCTATAACTTCCGTCGCGCAGGCAAAACGATCATTTTCGTCTCGCACGCCCTGGAAGTGGTGCGCTCGCTGTGCGATGTGGCCCTCTGGCTCGATCACGGCGAGGCTCGCGCCTGTGGCCCCGCCGGGAAGGTGATCGACGCCTATCTGGCCGACGTGAACCGCAAGGAGCAGGAAAGTCTTGCAGCGGAGCATCCCGACCTGCGCGCGCCTGCAACGGAGGAGGAGGTCTTCCGGCGCGGCAGCCGCGAGGTGGAGATTGTCCGCGTCCAGCTCCTCGATGCTGCGGGGGAAGAGCGCAGCGTTTTTCACACGGGCGATTCCATGACTATACGGATGTATTATCAGG
Coding sequences:
- a CDS encoding ABC transporter ATP-binding protein produces the protein MSPVIEFEQVSKYFVRHRIERRTVQEWAIGLFQRRPPGADAFWALRDVSFCVEQGQSFGLIGHNGAGKSTALKLIMRILEPNSGAVRTRGRIAALLELGSGFHPELTGLENVFLYGSLMGLSRREMERRLPEIVAFADIGDFLETPIKHYSSGMYTRLAFSVATAVDPDVLITDEVLAVGDEAFQRKCLERIYNFRRAGKTIIFVSHALEVVRSLCDVALWLDHGEARACGPAGKVIDAYLADVNRKEQESLAAEHPDLRAPATEEEVFRRGSREVEIVRVQLLDAAGEERSVFHTGDSMTIRMYYQAHERINEPVFGVGIFHENGTWLSGPNTGFDEVPIPAIEGCGQIDYHLPSLPLNTGRFQISVAVVDRTQTHVYDFHDRLYPFVVHGSGRDRYGMVAIPGEWRVH